Proteins co-encoded in one Methanosarcinales archaeon Met12 genomic window:
- a CDS encoding cobyric acid synthase: MPAIAIHGTTSNAGKTIIATALCRIFADKGYSATPFKAQNMSLNSYVTKDGGEIARAQALQAHAARIEPTVDINPILLKPKAEHVSQVVVHGRPYADMNVGEYHDFIERQGRQIVKTSLEYLLSEYDLVIMEGAGSPAEINIMHRDIVNIYPARLAEAKCILVHNIEHGGSFAYLFGTLGLLEDEKERYEGVIINKFHGESLDTSDIERVIGKPVLGVVPYIEDLNLPEEDSLGLKNHDGHFDAPPVRKAILQAMKRPSKTIERDLDDEIDRLANIVSASVDIERTEAAL, from the coding sequence ATGCCGGCGATAGCGATTCATGGAACTACCTCTAATGCAGGAAAAACGATTATAGCGACCGCTCTCTGCAGAATATTTGCTGACAAGGGATACAGCGCGACCCCTTTCAAGGCGCAAAACATGTCGTTGAACTCGTACGTCACCAAAGATGGAGGGGAGATTGCCAGGGCGCAGGCATTGCAGGCGCATGCTGCCAGGATTGAGCCCACTGTCGACATAAACCCGATATTGTTGAAGCCAAAGGCAGAGCATGTTTCGCAGGTGGTCGTGCATGGCAGACCTTACGCTGACATGAATGTTGGTGAGTATCATGATTTTATCGAAAGACAGGGGCGCCAGATAGTCAAAACCTCTCTTGAATATCTGTTATCGGAGTATGATTTAGTCATCATGGAAGGGGCGGGTAGTCCTGCGGAAATTAATATCATGCATCGGGATATCGTGAACATATATCCTGCTCGATTGGCTGAGGCAAAATGCATACTTGTTCATAACATTGAGCACGGAGGATCATTCGCTTATCTGTTCGGCACGCTGGGACTCTTGGAAGATGAAAAAGAGCGATATGAAGGAGTCATAATCAATAAATTTCATGGCGAATCACTTGATACAAGTGATATTGAGAGAGTTATCGGCAAACCGGTTCTGGGCGTAGTTCCATATATCGAAGATTTAAATCTGCCAGAGGAAGACTCACTGGGACTGAAAAATCATGATGGCCATTTTGACGCCCCACCTGTACGAAAAGCAATATTACAAGCCATGAAAAGACCCTCTAAAACAATTGAGCGAGATTTAGATGATGAGATAGATAGGCTGGCAAACATCGTTTCTGCGAGCGTGGATATTGAAAGGACAGAGGCAGCATTATGA
- a CDS encoding phosphatidylglycerophosphatase A: MMLKIPIDGIRVRVEEKTLVIESERLLYILSSAALNGGFSRATTIINHQVGKNFSLEPRAKLAQVIRGLKLPESTIGLMTATNVDDPGIIFEEERGLAVCAMVTAGLSSNTVNTILLIDSDLTPSCMVNAVITATEGKCLALQLLGVEATGTCTDTVTIAFTGKGERIEYAGTATTLGKMIYNTVREATLQALQKQEQITVDRPIMQRLEELGITLSKIVETALTFFVPHPGIESGREARQIFVDELNNALADPNVSALIYAGITLERDAKRGMIPDLKGYENDLAALIADEVLGMSIANYIGGYKGLFEYIRFDKAKPGILTELGPFMDDVIAGLIGGVSAKMYDAGMRAKEDKDE, from the coding sequence ATGATGTTGAAGATTCCGATAGATGGGATTCGTGTGAGGGTAGAAGAGAAAACACTTGTGATAGAATCGGAGAGGCTTCTTTATATTCTAAGCTCTGCGGCATTAAATGGCGGTTTCAGCAGGGCGACGACGATAATAAACCACCAAGTTGGAAAAAACTTCAGTCTGGAACCCAGGGCAAAACTGGCACAAGTTATTAGAGGACTAAAATTACCAGAGTCTACAATAGGGCTGATGACTGCTACCAACGTGGATGATCCCGGAATAATTTTTGAAGAGGAGAGGGGTCTGGCTGTCTGTGCCATGGTTACTGCTGGCCTATCCAGTAATACGGTCAACACGATTCTATTGATAGACAGCGACCTGACGCCGTCGTGTATGGTAAACGCCGTAATCACCGCTACAGAAGGCAAATGTCTTGCCCTGCAGCTTTTAGGTGTGGAGGCAACTGGAACGTGCACGGACACGGTGACAATCGCCTTCACGGGCAAAGGCGAGAGAATAGAATATGCCGGAACTGCTACAACGCTTGGCAAGATGATTTACAATACTGTTAGGGAAGCTACGCTGCAGGCGCTCCAAAAACAAGAACAAATTACCGTAGACAGGCCCATCATGCAGAGGCTGGAAGAACTGGGAATAACACTTTCCAAGATTGTAGAGACTGCTCTGACATTCTTTGTCCCGCACCCAGGAATAGAGTCAGGTAGGGAGGCGAGGCAAATATTTGTAGATGAATTAAACAATGCGCTGGCAGACCCTAACGTGAGCGCTTTGATTTATGCAGGAATTACTCTCGAAAGAGATGCAAAAAGGGGCATGATTCCTGACCTCAAAGGATATGAAAATGACCTTGCAGCCCTCATTGCCGATGAAGTGTTGGGGATGAGCATTGCAAATTACATAGGCGGATATAAGGGGCTGTTTGAGTATATCAGGTTTGATAAAGCAAAGCCGGGCATACTTACAGAGTTGGGTCCGTTTATGGACGATGTGATTGCTGGATTGATAGGCGGCGTCTCGGCGAAGATGTATGATGCGGGGATGAGGGCCAAGGAGGATAAAGATGAATGA
- a CDS encoding cobalamin biosynthesis protein: protein MHWIILGLAAIMDLLFGEPNKTFHPVVWIGKLIDAIQSHLKKMFAYAHIYLSHTKFHFICQDKSKISGCILVLIVVGSALLGGYLVTLVHGFIGLLVSAYVLKSTFSITCLTDTATKICEHLEKDDLVSAKKELPALVGRDPEGLTREEMCSAVIESTAENFVDGILSPIFYFVLFGLPGALGYKAINTLDSMIGYRNQGDFGWASARLDDVANYIPARLSVLFITMASAVHGSPLSALRTSRRDHGQTASPNSGWPMAAMAGALKISLKKPLYHTIGSEFALPEPQQIRDAIQITRISSMMLIVLSLLILYYAKLPLVM from the coding sequence ATGCACTGGATAATTCTTGGTCTTGCGGCCATTATGGACTTGCTGTTCGGCGAACCCAATAAAACGTTCCATCCGGTAGTCTGGATCGGTAAACTGATAGATGCCATACAAAGTCATCTCAAGAAAATGTTCGCTTACGCTCATATTTACTTGAGCCATACAAAGTTTCACTTTATATGCCAGGATAAATCAAAAATATCCGGTTGCATATTGGTGTTGATAGTCGTTGGCAGCGCTCTATTGGGAGGATATCTGGTCACCCTCGTGCATGGCTTCATCGGTTTGCTCGTATCCGCATACGTTCTAAAATCGACATTTTCCATTACATGCCTGACGGATACTGCGACGAAGATATGTGAACATCTTGAGAAAGATGACCTCGTCAGTGCCAAAAAGGAGTTGCCTGCGCTGGTTGGGAGAGACCCTGAGGGACTTACAAGAGAGGAGATGTGTTCTGCTGTCATAGAATCGACCGCAGAGAACTTCGTAGACGGAATACTGTCTCCAATATTTTACTTCGTGCTCTTTGGGTTACCGGGGGCATTGGGGTACAAGGCAATAAACACCCTGGATTCCATGATTGGATACAGGAATCAGGGCGATTTTGGATGGGCTTCCGCAAGACTGGATGATGTAGCAAACTACATACCGGCAAGATTGTCAGTGCTTTTTATCACTATGGCGTCAGCTGTCCATGGTTCGCCCCTTTCCGCTCTGAGAACATCAAGACGGGACCATGGTCAAACCGCGAGTCCAAATTCTGGATGGCCAATGGCTGCGATGGCTGGAGCATTGAAGATATCCCTGAAAAAGCCGCTGTACCATACCATAGGGAGCGAGTTTGCATTACCCGAGCCACAACAAATAAGAGATGCAATTCAAATAACGAGGATATCGTCTATGATGCTCATCGTGTTATCCCTTCTCATCCTCTATTACGCAAAACTACCGCTGGTGATGTAA
- a CDS encoding NTP transferase domain-containing protein — MDALVMAGGPGNRLGEGEKPLISLCGNPMISYVLDALRQSDKVDEIFVVTSPYTPETRRCLKDKFRVIEAGGVGYVSDLVEATESLELKSPFLIVMADLPLLSAKLIDEVIEIYSKITKPALSVYVPLRVCREVGVRPDIVLNNNGELTVPVGVNILDGRLIREEQDEHRLVLAQRELAVNVNTVNDLVVCERILSAKKGKRSLGDSQL; from the coding sequence ATGGATGCCCTTGTAATGGCTGGCGGACCTGGAAATAGGCTGGGTGAAGGAGAAAAACCACTGATAAGTCTGTGCGGAAATCCAATGATATCGTACGTCTTGGATGCGCTTCGGCAAAGCGATAAAGTCGATGAAATTTTTGTCGTAACCTCGCCGTATACGCCGGAAACAAGAAGGTGCCTGAAAGATAAGTTTCGTGTGATTGAAGCAGGTGGCGTCGGATATGTATCTGACTTAGTGGAGGCGACCGAGTCCCTTGAATTAAAATCTCCATTCCTCATCGTAATGGCTGACCTGCCCCTTCTGAGCGCCAAGCTAATCGATGAAGTTATCGAGATATACTCAAAGATAACCAAGCCAGCGCTCTCCGTCTACGTCCCTCTTAGGGTTTGTAGAGAGGTCGGTGTACGCCCAGACATCGTGTTAAATAACAATGGTGAATTGACCGTGCCAGTAGGTGTGAACATCCTGGATGGGCGCCTGATAAGAGAGGAACAGGACGAACATCGGCTTGTGCTTGCACAAAGGGAGCTGGCGGTCAATGTGAACACGGTCAATGATCTGGTGGTTTGCGAGAGAATTTTGAGTGCCAAAAAAGGTAAGAGAAGCCTTGGAGATAGCCAGCTTTGA
- a CDS encoding RnfABCDGE type electron transport complex subunit C, protein MKQITSIAKIPEKVTIPLQQHVGVENRSLVIVGDVVKVGQKIGESESGISPVHSSVSGKVIEISKHPHPFYENTPTIIIEPNGKDSSIEFKAKDYSRQGREQIIEIIKEAGIVESGIPVHTKLNLSDVVILNGMDEPPYVAMNHALMLDFPDEIIEGLKILMKATGASRGLIGIDIRDSDVINRMNRAVVDDSNIGTVSLKTTYVQGMEGLFAKAVVRKELSHGQQISNASTMTVTVGTAKVVYDAVCTGKPMIETVITVLGTKKSQNVLVKIGTPVRDVIRHCGGYSGEPKKIIINGPMTGMAQYTDEVPIVKGTYGVFVQYEGDVSTVEPGPCINCAKCIDVCPVNLLPNMLVAFAGDARFDMCENYNISACVECGKCAYVCPSKIPIVQLIKYAKGWIK, encoded by the coding sequence ATGAAGCAGATTACATCCATTGCAAAAATACCTGAAAAAGTGACGATCCCGTTGCAGCAACATGTTGGTGTGGAAAACAGATCTCTGGTAATTGTTGGCGACGTGGTGAAAGTTGGTCAAAAGATTGGCGAAAGCGAATCGGGCATTTCACCGGTCCACTCCAGCGTCTCTGGGAAGGTTATTGAAATTTCCAAGCATCCTCACCCTTTTTATGAAAACACCCCGACTATAATTATCGAGCCGAATGGGAAGGACTCCTCTATTGAATTCAAAGCAAAGGATTATTCTCGGCAGGGAAGGGAACAGATTATAGAAATCATAAAAGAGGCAGGAATCGTTGAGTCTGGCATCCCTGTTCACACCAAGTTGAACCTGTCAGATGTGGTCATCTTGAACGGCATGGATGAACCCCCATACGTGGCGATGAACCATGCACTCATGCTGGATTTTCCTGACGAAATAATAGAAGGATTAAAAATATTGATGAAAGCTACTGGAGCATCGCGTGGTCTTATCGGAATTGACATTAGGGATTCTGATGTAATCAATCGCATGAACAGGGCAGTGGTTGACGACTCAAACATAGGAACGGTTTCGTTAAAAACCACGTATGTGCAGGGCATGGAGGGGCTTTTTGCCAAAGCCGTCGTCAGAAAGGAACTGTCGCATGGACAGCAGATATCCAACGCCAGCACGATGACCGTTACCGTTGGAACTGCGAAGGTGGTGTATGATGCGGTGTGCACAGGCAAGCCCATGATCGAGACGGTCATTACCGTTTTGGGGACAAAAAAATCACAAAACGTATTGGTGAAGATTGGAACTCCAGTGAGAGATGTAATCAGGCATTGTGGGGGCTATAGTGGTGAGCCAAAAAAGATCATCATCAACGGGCCGATGACAGGAATGGCCCAGTATACGGATGAGGTGCCAATCGTCAAGGGGACATATGGGGTATTCGTCCAGTATGAAGGGGACGTTTCAACAGTAGAGCCAGGACCATGCATCAATTGCGCCAAATGTATCGACGTATGCCCGGTGAATTTACTGCCGAACATGCTGGTAGCGTTTGCGGGTGATGCCAGGTTTGATATGTGCGAGAATTACAATATATCTGCCTGTGTGGAATGCGGCAAGTGTGCATATGTATGCCCGTCCAAGATACCAATAGTGCAACTGATAAAATACGCAAAGGGGTGGATTAAGTGA
- a CDS encoding ABC transporter ATP-binding protein — protein MPLKIDNIDCYYGSIKVLESIDLLADSGDFIGVIGPNGSGKSTLLRSVSRILRPKVGTVLLNHTDIYALSSKEIAKRLAVVSQDNVINFAFTALEIVLMGRTPHQGRFEFEGERDMSIARKAMELTNTWYLSERPITELSGGEKQRVIIARALAQEPRILLLDEPTTHLDINHQIEIMDIIKRLTRTEGLIAISVFHDLNLASRYCDILALLDHGKVVSIGPPETVLTAENIKKVYHTGVLVKRHPVTNSLYIIPLPDEKPAAASQRMAIHLICGGGSGAQLMHCLTEHGYQVTAGVINVLDADHEAARYLNIPTISEAPFSPITQEAHQANIELIDQADIVILTNIPFGHGNLKNMEAASIASKGKPLVLIEDGPIEQRDFTDGDAEKCYIDLKNNGAIVVRNLGEVLSIIEKQGEKIWS, from the coding sequence ATGCCATTAAAAATCGACAATATCGATTGCTACTATGGAAGCATTAAGGTTCTGGAGAGTATCGACCTTTTAGCGGACAGCGGCGATTTCATCGGCGTGATAGGGCCAAACGGCTCAGGTAAATCGACCTTGCTCAGAAGTGTCAGCAGAATCCTCAGGCCAAAAGTGGGAACGGTTCTTTTAAATCACACAGATATTTATGCTCTGTCAAGCAAAGAGATAGCAAAAAGGCTTGCCGTAGTGTCTCAGGATAACGTGATTAATTTTGCCTTTACAGCACTGGAGATAGTGCTCATGGGACGCACACCACATCAGGGCAGATTTGAATTTGAAGGAGAAAGGGATATGTCCATTGCCAGAAAAGCCATGGAGCTGACCAATACATGGTATCTTTCCGAGCGCCCCATCACCGAGTTAAGTGGAGGAGAGAAGCAGCGAGTCATAATCGCCAGAGCCCTTGCCCAGGAGCCGAGAATCCTATTGCTCGATGAGCCCACCACCCATCTTGATATCAATCATCAAATTGAGATAATGGATATAATAAAACGATTGACCCGAACAGAAGGCCTAATTGCCATAAGTGTTTTTCATGACCTCAACCTTGCCAGTCGGTATTGCGACATCCTTGCATTGCTTGACCATGGAAAGGTCGTCTCCATTGGACCGCCGGAGACGGTCCTGACCGCCGAGAACATCAAAAAAGTATATCATACCGGCGTGCTGGTGAAACGGCATCCGGTGACGAACTCGCTCTACATCATTCCGCTGCCTGACGAGAAACCGGCAGCAGCATCACAAAGAATGGCCATTCACCTGATATGCGGAGGCGGGAGCGGAGCGCAACTAATGCATTGCCTCACTGAACATGGGTACCAGGTCACTGCCGGCGTGATTAATGTACTTGATGCCGACCACGAAGCGGCTCGATATTTGAATATCCCCACCATCAGCGAAGCCCCATTTTCCCCGATTACGCAGGAAGCGCACCAAGCCAATATTGAGTTAATCGACCAAGCCGATATAGTGATATTAACGAACATACCATTTGGACATGGGAACTTGAAAAATATGGAGGCGGCAAGCATCGCCTCGAAGGGCAAACCATTAGTGCTCATCGAGGATGGTCCAATCGAGCAGAGGGATTTCACAGATGGGGATGCCGAGAAGTGTTATATCGACTTGAAAAACAATGGTGCGATAGTCGTTAGAAATCTGGGCGAGGTG
- a CDS encoding iron chelate uptake ABC transporter family permease subunit, with protein sequence MLTIIIIVSIGPVKIPLPDVFNILLNALLNEIYLLLGKMPLINGLIAPPQILVNPTHESIILHIRLPRILLAVLVGAALAAAGTMMQGLFKNPMADPFIIGISSGAAAAVSATIVLGIVIFGGYTIPIMAFLGATTAAFVVYNIARVGGKVPVETLLLSGIAVGAFLSAITSFMIFLAGEDLHHIIFWMMGGFWAANWEQVKLISPLICIGIVIVYFFAKDLNVMLLGEEPAQHLGISVESFKKIMLIFASLITAAAVSFSGLIGFVGLIIPHIVRILTGPDHRILLPASALVGAIFLAWADTLARTIMAPAELPVGIITALFGAPFFVYLLRTRKRTMF encoded by the coding sequence GTGTTGACCATTATCATAATCGTTTCCATAGGGCCTGTAAAGATACCGCTTCCAGACGTTTTTAATATACTCCTTAATGCGCTCCTCAATGAAATATATCTGCTACTTGGCAAAATGCCTCTAATAAACGGCCTGATTGCTCCCCCACAGATTCTCGTCAATCCCACCCATGAGAGCATAATCCTTCATATTCGTCTGCCAAGGATATTGCTGGCAGTGCTTGTGGGTGCAGCACTTGCAGCTGCAGGCACGATGATGCAGGGGTTGTTTAAAAATCCGATGGCAGACCCATTTATAATCGGGATATCCTCTGGCGCAGCAGCAGCAGTATCTGCGACGATAGTGCTCGGAATTGTTATATTTGGCGGATATACAATTCCAATTATGGCATTTCTTGGAGCCACTACCGCAGCCTTTGTAGTTTACAATATCGCCAGGGTTGGAGGAAAAGTGCCGGTAGAAACGTTATTGCTTTCTGGAATAGCTGTGGGTGCGTTCTTATCTGCTATCACATCATTTATGATATTTTTAGCCGGTGAGGATCTACACCATATCATATTCTGGATGATGGGTGGATTTTGGGCTGCCAATTGGGAGCAGGTTAAACTGATATCGCCTTTAATCTGCATAGGCATAGTGATTGTATACTTTTTTGCAAAGGATTTGAATGTGATGCTGCTGGGAGAAGAGCCTGCACAGCATCTTGGCATAAGTGTGGAGTCTTTCAAAAAAATCATGCTAATTTTTGCCTCTTTGATCACTGCAGCAGCAGTGTCGTTCAGCGGGCTTATTGGATTTGTTGGCTTAATCATCCCACATATAGTCAGAATCTTAACAGGTCCTGACCACCGCATTCTTCTTCCGGCATCTGCATTAGTTGGCGCCATATTTTTAGCATGGGCAGATACGTTAGCACGCACAATCATGGCGCCTGCAGAACTGCCGGTTGGAATAATAACTGCACTCTTTGGCGCCCCCTTCTTTGTTTACTTGCTGCGCACCAGAAAGAGGACGATGTTCTAA
- the cobS gene encoding adenosylcobinamide-GDP ribazoletransferase, giving the protein MNDLLHAIKAGMGFLTTIPVGIDMDGLQKLGKRTYLLPFIGALIGLIIGSIGLALQHLPPYLSLALLILALYCITGLNHMDGLMDFGDAITAHGTPEERIRIMHDTTTGVGGTVFCVMSLLILFSAIAAIEQNLLFAILIAEISAKQSMLTAAMFGKSIHKGLGSIFIDNVRHRDFLIGLVFSCAICWLAFDVFGIIALLSALLSALVIVHIASRNFGGVNGDVLGATNEVGRIAGLIAIGVMTWMPL; this is encoded by the coding sequence ATGAATGACCTTCTTCATGCTATCAAAGCAGGCATGGGTTTTCTAACGACTATTCCGGTTGGAATCGATATGGACGGTCTGCAGAAGCTTGGCAAACGCACATACCTGCTCCCCTTCATAGGCGCCCTCATTGGCCTGATAATCGGCAGCATAGGGCTTGCGCTTCAACACCTGCCGCCGTACCTATCCTTGGCATTACTCATCCTTGCCCTGTACTGCATTACGGGATTAAACCATATGGATGGGCTGATGGATTTTGGAGATGCCATTACTGCGCACGGCACCCCGGAAGAAAGAATTAGGATTATGCATGATACGACCACCGGGGTTGGCGGCACTGTTTTTTGCGTAATGTCGTTGCTGATTCTGTTTTCAGCCATAGCTGCAATAGAGCAGAACCTGTTATTCGCTATCCTGATAGCAGAAATTAGCGCCAAACAATCCATGCTCACGGCAGCGATGTTCGGAAAGAGCATACACAAGGGACTGGGGTCGATATTCATCGACAATGTCAGACATCGTGATTTCTTGATTGGGCTGGTTTTTTCTTGTGCTATATGCTGGCTTGCGTTTGATGTGTTTGGCATTATCGCTCTATTATCTGCGCTATTGTCTGCGCTCGTGATAGTGCATATCGCCAGCCGCAACTTCGGAGGAGTAAATGGCGACGTTCTCGGAGCAACCAATGAAGTGGGGCGCATAGCAGGACTGATTGCAATCGGAGTGATGACATGGATGCCCTTGTAA
- a CDS encoding helical backbone metal receptor, translating to MSIKMARKIAILLIAGILLICSVGLVSASPVITSWGNDFTNDNSTNITVSTGTTVMFNATANETITTWNWTVNSVDQDNNASTFNYTFLSYGMYNVNVSGTNANGTTPMVTWNVTVELVITDDLGKTWRISQQPLKIVSLAPSNTEILFAVGAGNRVVGVTNFCDYPLEVGARVSAGNITRVGGFVVPSTEIIINLTPDLILAAHGNRIDVINKLIVHNFTVVALHPKNISDILGHIELVGDITRQKANATALTTNMTQRIETITSNTTHYSEAQRLRVLHVVWYPGIWVAGSGTFPHDIIQQAGGVNIASGISGWSMMSLEDILVGDPEVIITSGMGGGSEIIKANLMNNTIIQQTTAYRDGRIHAMGDPNIIERPGPRIVYGLEEFYSVFRSTPPITTIASSAGTSTFATSTVISGAVRDADPKSLTLNGVAITPAVDGSYSRGVSLSIGYNTFTVVATDLTGNSVTQTITVKRLLAGGVAPAPTPVPTPVPTPTPEPEPKPWYEIPGFGAIFAILGLLAVAYLCRRSKI from the coding sequence ATGTCTATAAAAATGGCTCGAAAGATTGCGATACTTCTCATTGCGGGTATATTGCTCATATGTAGTGTCGGTTTGGTAAGTGCAAGTCCTGTGATAACATCATGGGGTAACGATTTTACGAATGATAATTCAACGAATATAACAGTTTCCACAGGGACAACGGTTATGTTCAACGCCACTGCCAACGAGACGATCACGACGTGGAATTGGACAGTGAACAGCGTTGATCAGGATAATAACGCAAGCACTTTTAATTACACATTTCTATCGTATGGAATGTATAACGTCAATGTTTCTGGCACCAACGCAAACGGAACAACACCGATGGTTACCTGGAACGTCACCGTAGAACTGGTGATTACGGATGACCTCGGAAAAACTTGGAGGATATCACAACAACCGCTGAAGATAGTCTCTCTTGCACCAAGCAATACTGAGATTCTTTTTGCGGTTGGAGCTGGGAATAGGGTTGTCGGGGTGACAAACTTCTGTGATTATCCCCTTGAGGTGGGGGCAAGGGTGAGTGCAGGAAACATAACAAGGGTTGGTGGCTTCGTCGTACCTTCTACCGAAATAATCATCAATCTTACGCCTGATCTGATTCTGGCTGCTCATGGCAATCGCATAGATGTGATTAACAAGTTAATAGTGCATAATTTCACCGTGGTGGCATTACACCCAAAAAACATCTCTGACATACTTGGTCACATAGAACTGGTCGGAGACATAACGAGACAAAAGGCTAACGCCACCGCATTGACCACGAATATGACGCAGAGAATCGAAACCATAACAAGTAACACAACACATTACTCTGAGGCACAAAGATTGCGCGTCCTTCACGTGGTTTGGTACCCAGGCATATGGGTAGCAGGTTCAGGAACATTTCCCCACGACATAATTCAACAAGCAGGGGGAGTAAACATCGCATCCGGCATCTCTGGCTGGTCAATGATGAGCTTAGAGGACATACTCGTAGGCGACCCCGAGGTCATAATAACTTCAGGAATGGGCGGGGGGTCAGAAATCATCAAAGCCAATTTAATGAATAATACGATCATCCAGCAGACCACTGCATATAGAGATGGCAGGATTCATGCCATGGGTGATCCAAATATCATCGAGCGGCCTGGGCCTAGAATTGTATATGGGCTGGAGGAGTTTTATAGCGTATTCCGTTCTACACCGCCAATCACAACTATCGCAAGTTCAGCAGGAACATCCACATTTGCGACATCAACGGTAATATCGGGGGCTGTAAGGGATGCCGATCCTAAATCGCTTACACTAAATGGAGTGGCAATAACCCCTGCAGTAGATGGCTCTTATAGCAGGGGAGTGTCATTATCAATTGGATATAACACGTTCACGGTCGTGGCAACCGATCTTACCGGGAATAGCGTAACGCAGACAATCACGGTAAAGAGACTGCTGGCTGGTGGTGTTGCACCTGCTCCCACGCCAGTGCCTACACCAGTGCCAACTCCAACACCAGAGCCCGAACCTAAACCATGGTATGAGATTCCGGGCTTCGGAGCGATATTCGCAATCCTCGGACTGCTTGCGGTAGCATATCTGTGTCGCAGATCGAAGATCTGA
- a CDS encoding aminotransferase class I/II-fold pyridoxal phosphate-dependent enzyme: protein MRERIREEALNLKRCVHGGNSTDDIIDFSASINPLAPPDATDIVLAAYKRIGHYPDDRYTAFREAAANFVGVSANNIIPGNGSTEIIRLFAETVIERGDWVTIPCPTFGEYEFQSRLFGARPRFIEYEKVKNGQISDSVLKGSKALCICNPNNPTGDLLPRDVLTDLATRCSKNKIFLFVDEAFIELSDPEQSIADVAAENDFVFVLRSLTKCFAVPGIRIGYGIGSVRLVELLDRARLQWNLNIFADVIGVHLLKNPEYLERSRELIKTEREWLINRLSSIIGIRPLQSKANFILLDISGTDLTSREITQRMLEHGIQVRDCSSFRSLGETHVRVAVKTRAENEGLATAFNHALEHDHLGCEYYPCHFEGQDCTFCFCPFYSCEDERPGKFTKKSSGGVAWSCINCNIIHQPDVAQEVLDRLLAGDELSKVWKIIERRLCTG, encoded by the coding sequence ATGAGGGAACGCATCAGAGAAGAAGCGCTGAATCTAAAACGATGTGTACATGGGGGAAATAGTACAGACGACATAATCGATTTCAGTGCCAGCATCAACCCACTTGCGCCGCCAGATGCAACGGACATCGTGTTGGCTGCATATAAACGGATTGGGCATTATCCAGATGACCGATATACCGCATTCAGGGAGGCTGCCGCGAACTTCGTTGGCGTAAGCGCAAATAATATAATCCCCGGAAACGGCTCCACGGAAATAATCAGGCTGTTTGCCGAAACCGTCATCGAACGCGGCGACTGGGTGACCATCCCCTGCCCAACCTTTGGGGAATACGAATTTCAATCCAGATTATTTGGAGCAAGACCGCGATTCATTGAATATGAGAAGGTCAAAAATGGACAAATAAGTGATAGTGTATTAAAGGGTTCCAAGGCCCTTTGTATATGCAACCCAAACAACCCGACCGGCGACCTGCTTCCAAGGGATGTATTAACAGACCTGGCAACGAGGTGCTCAAAAAATAAGATATTTCTCTTCGTGGATGAGGCGTTCATCGAGCTATCCGACCCAGAGCAGAGCATCGCCGATGTCGCTGCGGAAAATGATTTCGTCTTCGTGCTTCGGTCGCTGACAAAGTGCTTTGCAGTGCCTGGAATCAGGATAGGATATGGCATCGGCTCAGTTAGATTGGTGGAATTGCTTGATAGGGCACGATTGCAATGGAATCTCAATATATTTGCCGATGTAATTGGCGTCCATCTTCTCAAAAATCCTGAATATCTGGAACGATCGCGTGAATTGATAAAAACCGAGCGAGAGTGGTTGATAAATCGATTGAGCAGTATAATAGGCATACGTCCCTTGCAGAGCAAGGCTAATTTCATCTTGCTCGATATAAGTGGCACTGACCTCACATCACGTGAAATTACGCAGCGCATGCTCGAACATGGGATACAGGTCAGGGATTGTAGTTCGTTTAGGTCCCTTGGTGAAACCCATGTCAGGGTTGCCGTTAAAACAAGGGCTGAAAATGAGGGGCTCGCCACTGCCTTCAATCATGCCTTGGAACATGACCATCTTGGCTGTGAATATTATCCGTGCCATTTCGAGGGGCAGGACTGTACTTTCTGCTTCTGCCCGTTCTATTCATGCGAGGATGAGCGCCCTGGAAAATTTACGAAGAAATCATCTGGCGGTGTTGCATGGAGTTGTATTAACTGCAATATTATACACCAGCCAGATGTGGCGCAAGAGGTGCTGGACAGACTTCTCGCTGGTGATGAATTGAGCAAAGTCTGGAAAATCATAGAGAGGCGATTATGCACTGGATAA